The genome window CGGCGTTCGGTCTTTTTCGTCCGCGCCAGCCGGAGAAAATCCTCCACCACCCGGTTCAGCCGCTCCGATTCCTTCACCAGGATCTCGACGAATTCGTACTTGCGATCGTCGGGCTGGTAATCGTCCTTGAGGATCTCGGCGGTCCCCCGGATGGAGCCGAGCGGATTGCGGATCTCGTGGGCCAGGACCGCAGTCATCTCCCCCAGGGTGGAGAGCCGCTCGGAACGTCTCAGCTGCTCCTCCAGCTCGATGATCACCTCGGACTGGCGCTGCAGGTTGCTGCACGACTCCTCAAGCCCCCGGGCAGTCCGGCTCAGCTCCTCGGCGTAGCGTTTCTCCCGTTCCGAGAGCAGGCCGGTGATCCCTCCCACCACGTTGTAGAGGACGATCTCCAGGTATTTTTCCAGCTCCATGGTCAGGCGGTCCCCCCACTGGAACATCACGTGGGGAACATAGATGATGCTGATGATGATGGAGGCGGTGAGCCCCCCCTTGAAGCCGAACCAGACGGCGGCCAGGATGATGGGGATATAGTAGAGACGCTGGAAGATATCGTGCAGCGCGGGATGATGGAGCGGGGTCGTATAATGTACCAGGGAGATTGCCACGATGGACGCCGCCACCACCCCGTAACGGAAACGGTTTTGCCGCTCTGTTGCCCCTGTCAGCGCCTGCGTCGTCTGGAACCCTGTGTCGGCCATCGCATTCCCACCTCTGCCCTCTGCAATACACAACGCGTACCAGCGCATATCTCGTGGATTTCACACGCTATTCGCGGAATACCACAACCATTTCTGTAGAATATTCTACAGCAGAACGGGGAATATTCAACATCCTGGATACAACAATAAACCCGAAAAACAGGTAACCGCAGATGGACGCAGATAAACGCAGATAACTTCACCCACGACTTCATCCCTTCGGTAAAAAAATCGCATTTATCCGCAG of Geobacter sp. contains these proteins:
- a CDS encoding sensor histidine kinase; translated protein: MADTGFQTTQALTGATERQNRFRYGVVAASIVAISLVHYTTPLHHPALHDIFQRLYYIPIILAAVWFGFKGGLTASIIISIIYVPHVMFQWGDRLTMELEKYLEIVLYNVVGGITGLLSEREKRYAEELSRTARGLEESCSNLQRQSEVIIELEEQLRRSERLSTLGEMTAVLAHEIRNPLGSIRGTAEILKDDYQPDDRKYEFVEILVKESERLNRVVEDFLRLARTKKTERRICDLGDELQNVVTLVTAEARRRGVSLEFDRVALPALFGDREKLMQAFLNIVLNGLQATPPGGRMAIRASHDEAAGTLRVAFADSGSGIGPDALARIFEPFYTTKEEGTGLGLAITRKIIEAHGGTIGVESTPGQGTTFTVTLPLPQGEETS